A DNA window from Centroberyx gerrardi isolate f3 chromosome 3, fCenGer3.hap1.cur.20231027, whole genome shotgun sequence contains the following coding sequences:
- the LOC139921584 gene encoding cubilin: MDAELTKSRRSKGMTTLEKILIFLFLAMTGACIALLVVYFTDKADSSSSGGGVDSGCGSPQELSGESGTFTSWNYPNSYDNGKSCVWHITVEPDKVIHLWFEEFALEDTKLCTADFITLKDTLGIIGKYCGYTKPKPVVSLGNRLMVYFDTNDRKTDQGFKAHYKAVAPESTSEIAGAGGALEGDRGDLLTPGFPEQNYQNAALYQWRITVPDGEKVRLTFTSFDLVPEACGDFVEAFDGHKAGSATLGKFCGGKLPNPVESSSNTMVLRFKTDATLTSKGFSATYTKSSLPPVVIPTTPRPITTRPITTPRPTTRPTPSQTPPPSTPAPPESGCGGPAILHGRKGVIQSLGFPTPYPAHLRCSWKISVPTGLLVKLHITDMAITGETGQCQEDKLIISDNYKTLGTHCGYILPPVVVSATDTMSVSFQSDSRLTERGFSARWEAVYPEDITEVQGCGVSSTEETGVIKSQNWPMNYKANTECMWNIVLPLGKNITLTFTHFDLEAKDILTSKCYDNLMVYDIRTQDNLLVGKHGPFCGTTLPATLQTKGNRLMMRFHADLFTEAKGFRAYWTADSSQPAPTEPPALPNPWDDITIDWPSTCGKPAIPPTVTTRIVNGEPAKPHSWPWQVSMQVWPASRPEPTFFHTCGGTLIHKNWVLTAAHCFINYADELQRWRMCLGKHNLTYTEPSEQCLNVTGIYRHEGFKYPTVPTVEFDIALIRLDGEVTSNQEISYACLPSKEEVLPGGKKCYATGWGDETGDSMNAKVAEALNQVALPVVPYDTCKRADYWWFQVKTSMICCGYTLPDELKSVCQGDSGGPLVCQDAPSSPWEVHGITSFGPIGCIMNKKPSVFTRSSAYIPWIENVIRRDLYNEHTSGCGGPKDLTGTGGTLSSMGYPGSYSNKARCQWNIRAPLGKLVHLRFHKFSLEESQLCMNDKVTLTDKTGSLGTYCSHVPPQELVSDGETLHITFSSNDRVVDSGFNATWWAVDPTEAPCGGSFSTEQGEITSPNWPNDYPAQSVCTWRITIPSAKSIHIVFTHFEVQAVSMLGKCADYVEIINGEGMASQGRFCGFAPPPNVTITGNTAVIRFLSNGDNQQKGFRGYWTTDSSVVPTLPPPPPNPWDNITINWPENCGSPAVTPNTTVLRVVNGQEAAPHSWPWQVSMQVQSAPVSV, translated from the exons GGGTGGACTCAGGGTGTGGCAGTCCTCAGGAGCTGTCTGGAGAGTCGGGCACCTTCACCAGCTGGAACTACCCCAATAGCTACGACAACGGCAAGAGCTGCGTCTGGCACATCACCGTGGAACCTGATAAG GTGATCCATCTGTGGTTTGAAGAGTTTGCTTTGGAGGACACCAAGCTCTGTACGGCCGACTTCATCACGCTGAAAGACACGCTGGGAATCATTG GTAAATACTGTGGCTACACCAAACCCAAACCGGTGGTGTCACTGGGAAACCGCTTGATGGTCTACTTCGACACCAACGACAGAAAAACAGACCAAGGTTTCAAGGCTCATTACAAAGCTGTGGCTCCAGAGAGTACATCAG AAATAGCCGGAGCCGGTGGCGCTCTCGAAGGTGACCGCGGGGATCTGCTGACCCCCGGCTTCCCAGAGCAAAACTACCAGAATGCAGCACTGTACCAG TGGAGGATCACAGTACCTGATGGCGAGAAGGTTCGACTGACATTCACCTCCTTTGACCTGGTGCCTGAGGCCTGTGGAGACTTTGTTGAGGCCTTTGATGGCCACAAAGCCGGCTCTGCTACACTGG GTAAATTCTGTGGCGGCAAGTTACCAAACCCAGTGGAGTCCAGCAGCAATACCATGGTGCTGCGTTTCAAAACGGACGCCACGTTGACCTCCAAAGGATTCAGCGCGACTTACACCAAGTCCAGCCTTCCACCTGTTGTCATCCCCACCACACCCAGACCCATCACGACTAGGCCTATAACCACACCCAGACCCACGACCAGGCCAACCCCCTCACaaacccctccaccctccacacctgcccCTCCTg AGTCAGGATGTGGCGGTCCGGCAATACTCCATGGACGTAAAGGAGTAATCCAGTCCTTGGGTTTCCCAACACCATATCCTGCTCATCTGCGTTGTTCCTGGAAGATATCTGTGCCCACGGGCCTCCTGGTCAAACTGCACATCACTGATATGGCCATCACAGGAGAGACTGGCCAGTGCCAAGAGGACAAGCTGATCATCTCAGATAATTATAAGACACTAG GCACACACTGTGGCTACATCCTTCCCCCAGTGGTGGTCAGCGCCACTGACACCATGTCTGTCAGCTTCCAGTCTGACAGTCGACTCACAGAACGAGGGTTCTCTGCCAGGTGGGAGGCTGTGTATCCTGAAGATATCACAG AGGTCCAGGGCTGTGGTGTGTCTTCCACTGAGGAAACCGGGGTTATCAAGTCCCAGAACTGGCCTATGAACTACAAGGCCAACACTGAGTGCATGTGGAATATTGTCTTGCCGTTGGGGAAAAATATCACACTGACATTCACCCACTTCGACCTAGAAGCCAAAGATATCCTAACTTCCAAATGCTATGATAACCTAATGGTGTATGACATCAGAACTCAGGACAATTTGCTGGTAGGAAAGCACG GTCCGTTTTGTGGGACCACACTGCCTGCCACCCTCCAGACAAAAGGCAATAGGCTGATGATGCGTTTCCATGCTGACTTATTTACGGAGGCCAAAGGCTTCAGGGCGTACTGGACAGCCGACAGCAGCCAGCCGGCCCCCACCGAGCCGCCCGCTCTGCCCAACCCCTGGGATGACATCACCATAG ACTGGCCCAGCACATGTGGGAAACCGGCTATTCCTCCCACTGTCACCACTCGCATTGTCAATGGAGAGCCAGCCAAGCCTCACTCCTGGCCCTGGCAAGTGTCCATGCAG GTCTGGCCGGCCAGTCGTCCAGAACCCACGTTCTTCCATACCTGTGGTGGTACTCTTATTCATAAGAATTGGGTACTTACAGCAGCCCACTGCTTCATAAA CTACGCGGACGAGCTGCAGCGTTGGCGCATGTGTCTTGGCAAACACAACCTGACCTACACGGAGCCCAGTGAGCAGTGCCTCAATGTGACTGGCATCTACCGACACGAGGGCTTCAAGTACCCCACCGTGCCCACCGTGGAGTTTGACATCGCCCTGATCAGGCTGGACGGGGAGGTGACGTCCAATCAGGAGATCTCGTATGCCTGCCTGCCTTCCAAGGAGGAAGTCCTACCAGGGGGGAAGAAGTGCTACGCCACCGGCTGGGGAGACGAGACCG GTGATTCCATGAATGCCAAAGTTGCGGAGGCCCTTAACCAGGTTGCCCTGCCTGTTGTGCCCTATGACACCTGCAAGAGGGCAGATTACTGGTGGTTCCAGGTCAAGACCTCCATGATCTGCTGTGGCTATACCCTGCCTGACGAGCtcaagtctgtctgtcag GGAGACTCAGGTGGTCCTCTGGTGTGCCAGGATGCTCCCAGCAGCCCTTGGGAGGTTCACGGTATCACCAGCTTTGGCCCTATTGGATGCATCATGAACAAGAAGCCGTCTGTGTTCACCCGCTCCTCTGCCTACATCCCCTGGATTGAGAATGTCATCCGCAGAGATCTCTACAATGAGCACA CATCTGGCTGTGGTGGGCCAAAGGACTTGACTGGCACAGGTGGCACCCTGTCCTCTATGGGTTACCCTGGCAGCTATAGCAACAAAGCCCGCTGCCAGTGGAACATCCGGGCGCCCCTCGGCAAACTGGTTCACCTCCGTTTCCACAAGTTCTCCCTGGAGGAGAGCCAGTTGTGCATGAATGACAAAGTCACcctcacagacaaaacagggaGTCTAG GCACCTACTGCAGCCATGTTCCCCCTCAGGAGCTGGTGAGTGACGGAGAGACACTGCACATCACCTTCTCCTCCAATGACAGGGTGGTGGACTCAGGCTTCAACGCCACCTGGTGGGCAGTGGACCCCACAGAGG CTCCCTGTGGAGGAAGCTTCAGCACCGAACAGGGAGAGATCACCTCTCCTAATTGGCCCAACGACTACCCAGCCCAGTCTGTGTGCACATGGCGAATCACCATTCCCTCAGCCAAAAGCATCCATATAGTCTTCACTCACTTTGAGGTGCAGGCTGTGAGCATGTTGGGGAAATGTGCGGACTATGTGGAGATTATCAATGGAGAAGGGATGGCCTCACAAG GTCGATTCTGTGGCTTCGCCCCGCCTCCAAACGTTACCATCACTGGCAACACAGCCGTCATCCGCTTCCTTAGTAACGGAGACAATCAGCAGAAGGGTTTTCGTGGTTACTGGACCACCGATTCCAGTGTGGTTCCCACTttacctcctccaccccccaacCCATGGGACAACATTACTATCA ACTGGCCAGAGAATTGTGGCAGCCCAGCGGTGACACCCAATACCACCGTCCTCAGGGTGGTAAATGGGCAAGAGGCAGCGCCACACTCCTGGCCCTGGCAGGTCTCCATGCAGGTACAGTCTGCTCCTGTTTCAGTGTga